A DNA window from Cytophagales bacterium contains the following coding sequences:
- a CDS encoding restriction endonuclease produces the protein MKKKQTDRLSKQQEKIEGPKGIFGKSAQDHDLSVKDISKSAFESLKKEFTDLEFRYREFIAKKEINEKLNETDSRLGVTIFVEKAAIKPDGGIIEVKDKDENWRIILVSEAKHQGKDIDNIQEGILVGKNKDQDIMVAGNAIERSHKNINEIRNIMMNEKHFPYILFLQGSNFLTESITVKRPDGREVELRHDVGSLNRIDRLTAANYSLPINQNRCENIFISIDGQKIMLQAVSIYTKATPWTTTEEMLPIMIDIAKTSLRVMNFITT, from the coding sequence TTGAAAAAGAAACAAACAGATAGATTAAGTAAGCAACAAGAGAAAATTGAAGGACCTAAAGGGATTTTTGGAAAATCAGCACAAGACCATGATTTGTCCGTAAAAGATATTTCAAAAAGTGCATTTGAATCTTTAAAAAAAGAATTTACTGACTTAGAATTCCGTTATAGGGAGTTTATTGCAAAAAAAGAAATAAACGAAAAACTTAATGAAACTGATTCTCGGTTAGGCGTAACAATATTTGTAGAAAAAGCAGCTATAAAGCCTGATGGTGGAATAATAGAAGTTAAAGATAAAGATGAGAATTGGAGAATTATCTTGGTCTCCGAAGCGAAGCATCAAGGCAAGGATATAGACAATATACAGGAAGGTATATTGGTGGGGAAAAATAAAGATCAGGACATAATGGTTGCAGGAAATGCTATTGAACGTTCTCACAAAAATATCAATGAAATAAGGAACATTATGATGAATGAGAAACACTTTCCTTATATCCTTTTTTTACAAGGTTCGAATTTTCTCACTGAATCTATAACAGTAAAAAGACCTGATGGAAGAGAGGTAGAATTGAGACACGATGTTGGATCTTTAAACAGAATTGATAGATTAACTGCCGCAAATTATAGTTTGCCCATTAATCAAAATAGATGTGAAAATATTTTTATTTCTATAGACGGTCAAAAAATAATGCTGCAAGCTGTTTCAATTTATACTAAAGCCACTCCGTGGACAACAACTGAAGAAATGCTTCCAATTATGATTGATATTGCTAAGACTTCATTAAGAGTAATGAATTTCATAACGACATAA
- a CDS encoding phosphatase, translating to MKLAAIDIGTNAVRLQISSVLNEQEQRTNTASEEANVKFKKLEYIRFPLRLGSNVFKNQKITPKKIKKLSKLLRAFKILLKLYKVDETMICATAAIREAENGKQIVKHIKDKLGLEIRIITGKDEADMISKVILNKLDDKNYLHIDVGGGSTELNLYVNKEKVSSTSFKIGTVRILKGKIKPERWEKMEKWIIDNVKSDYLPITAIGTGGSISKISDLLRENFSDQEVENKTISFKSIKKVQQYLMRFTEEERINKLMLNPDRADVIIPASKIYLSVMKWAKAEKIMVPEVGLKDGMIQVLYEGAQRIAPPTGGA from the coding sequence ATGAAATTAGCAGCCATAGACATAGGCACAAATGCCGTAAGACTTCAGATATCATCTGTTCTCAATGAACAAGAGCAGCGTACAAATACGGCATCAGAAGAGGCAAACGTTAAATTTAAAAAACTGGAATATATCCGCTTTCCATTACGGCTTGGGTCAAATGTTTTTAAAAATCAGAAGATAACTCCTAAAAAGATAAAAAAGCTCTCCAAACTTCTGCGTGCATTTAAAATATTATTAAAGTTGTACAAAGTGGATGAAACCATGATCTGTGCAACGGCTGCTATCCGGGAAGCCGAAAATGGTAAACAGATCGTTAAACACATCAAGGATAAGTTAGGATTGGAGATCCGGATAATTACCGGAAAAGATGAGGCAGATATGATTAGCAAAGTTATTTTAAATAAGCTGGACGACAAAAATTATCTCCATATTGATGTAGGAGGCGGCAGTACCGAACTGAATTTGTACGTAAACAAAGAAAAAGTGTCTTCAACATCTTTTAAAATAGGAACTGTAAGGATATTAAAAGGCAAGATCAAACCTGAAAGGTGGGAGAAAATGGAAAAATGGATAATTGACAATGTTAAAAGTGATTATCTGCCAATTACTGCGATAGGTACGGGAGGAAGCATTTCCAAAATTTCTGATCTGTTAAGAGAAAATTTCAGCGATCAGGAAGTAGAGAATAAAACAATTTCGTTTAAATCAATAAAAAAGGTTCAGCAATATTTAATGCGGTTCACAGAGGAGGAACGGATCAATAAGCTAATGCTCAACCCCGACAGGGCTGACGTGATCATACCTGCTTCAAAGATCTATCTTTCTGTAATGAAATGGGCCAAGGCTGAGAAGATAATGGTGCCGGAAGTTGGATTGAAGGATGGGATGATACAGGTGCTTTATGAGGGCGCACAGCGCATAGCCCCGCCAACTGGCGGGGCATAG
- a CDS encoding type II toxin-antitoxin system RelE/ParE family toxin, with translation MANYFLTNKAVEDLSKIWNYTFDNWSEQQADKYYQMLLDNCKGIAEKPNIGKNYDGIADKLFGYRTGRHIIFYRKLNKNEIEIIRILHEQMDLKHRITE, from the coding sequence ATGGCTAATTACTTTTTGACTAATAAAGCCGTAGAAGATTTATCCAAAATTTGGAATTATACCTTTGATAACTGGTCTGAACAACAAGCTGACAAATACTATCAAATGTTACTCGATAACTGTAAGGGAATTGCAGAAAAGCCAAATATTGGTAAAAATTATGACGGAATTGCAGACAAATTATTTGGTTATAGAACTGGGCGACATATTATTTTTTACAGAAAGTTAAATAAGAATGAAATTGAAATAATAAGAATATTGCACGAGCAAATGGATTTAAAACATAGAATAACAGAATAA
- a CDS encoding site-specific DNA-methyltransferase → MPNKSHFNKGHIAINRQRKNGVRHSSTIDVTRQEVESTMHTIFIKDAVEVLRQIPDSSIQLILIDPPYNLDLDYWDTYENYLEWAKDWLDQIYRILSDSGNCVIFGGFQFQDLKKGDLLEILHYTRHSTKLRFINLVIWYYKNGMSAHRFFANRHEEAIWLSKTKKYYFELDSVRIPYDEKTKELYRKDKRLNPETIEKGKNPTNVWEINRLNGNSKERVGHPTQKPVEIIRRFIRSLSYPGSTVLDFFAGSGTTGRVAIEEARNSILVDTDSKLYEYLDLHLSQINENMFIKPYSIEKNLTVDQAIKRLTKQESLEVKESH, encoded by the coding sequence ATGCCAAATAAATCTCACTTTAATAAAGGTCATATCGCGATCAACCGACAAAGGAAAAATGGGGTGCGACACAGTTCTACAATAGATGTAACACGTCAAGAAGTGGAAAGCACTATGCATACTATTTTCATTAAGGATGCAGTTGAAGTGCTAAGGCAAATTCCTGACTCTTCGATTCAACTTATATTAATCGATCCTCCATATAATCTGGATTTAGATTATTGGGATACTTACGAAAACTATCTGGAATGGGCAAAAGATTGGTTGGATCAGATTTATAGGATATTATCTGATTCAGGAAATTGTGTAATTTTTGGTGGATTCCAATTTCAAGACCTAAAGAAAGGTGATTTACTTGAAATATTACATTACACAAGACATTCTACCAAATTACGCTTTATCAATTTGGTAATTTGGTATTATAAAAACGGTATGAGTGCTCATCGTTTTTTTGCAAATAGACATGAAGAAGCCATTTGGTTATCCAAAACTAAGAAGTACTATTTTGAATTAGATTCTGTAAGAATCCCATATGATGAAAAGACAAAAGAGCTTTATAGAAAAGATAAAAGATTGAATCCAGAAACTATCGAAAAAGGGAAAAACCCAACAAACGTATGGGAAATCAATAGATTAAACGGAAATTCTAAGGAGCGAGTTGGGCACCCTACTCAAAAGCCGGTTGAGATTATTCGTAGATTCATTCGTAGTTTGTCATATCCAGGATCAACTGTCTTAGATTTCTTTGCTGGTTCAGGAACAACAGGTCGTGTTGCAATTGAAGAAGCGAGAAACTCTATTCTTGTAGATACTGATTCTAAGCTATATGAATATTTAGATTTACATCTTTCTCAAATTAATGAAAATATGTTTATCAAGCCATATTCAATAGAAAAGAATTTAACTGTTGATCAAGCAATCAAAAGATTGACAAAACAAGAATCATTAGAAGTTAAAGAATCACATTGA
- the metH gene encoding methionine synthase, whose translation MTNKITNILKERILVLDGAMGTMIQAHKLEEEDFRGKRFADFSSDLKGNNDLLSITQPKIIEDIHAAFLQVGADIIETNTFNSTSISMADYQMEDIVYELNVASAKIARKVADEFTNKNPDKPRFVAGSIGPTNKTASLSPDVNRPEYRATTFDDLVGTYSEQVRGLIDGGVDFLFVETVFDTLNCKAALFAIESQFNELEIQNSKLEIRNSKSEIQNPKSSIRIPVMVSGTITDASGRTLSGQTVKAFLYSVSHTAMLSIGLNCALGAEQLRPYLETLSDTAPFFVSVHPNAGLPNEFGEYDETPERMASVIEDYLKSGFVNIVGGCCGTTPEHIKQIAVLAEKYSPRKVPEKEKKPNYSGLEPLTIFSESNFINIGERTNITGSKKFSKLIKAKEYEKAIAIAKDQVEGGAQILDVNMDEGLLDSEAEMTTFLNLIASEPDIARIPIMVDSSKWSVIEAGLKCVQGKSIVNSISLKEGKEKFIEYARKIRQYGAAVVVMAFDEEGQADTIQRRIEICERAYKILTGELNFPPEDIIFDPNVFPVATGLPEHNKNAVDYFEAARWIKKNLPYAMVSGGVSNVSFSFRGNNPVREAMHSAFLYHGIQAGMDMGIVNAGMIEVYENIPKDLLGKVEDVLFNKRENATEKLVEYAANVVSNGIVKVKDERWRKENVEERLKHALVEGITDYIVEDVEEARKKYDRPLHVIEGPLMDGMNVVGDLFGSGKMFLPQVVKSARVMKKGVAHLTPFIEEEKQDGGKPKAAGKILMATVKGDVHDIGKNIVGVVLGCNNYEIIDLGVMVASDKILQAAKENDVDIIGLSGLITPSLDEMVHVAKEMKRLNFDLPLLIGGATTSRIHTAVKIEPNYNGSVIHVLNASISVGVASKLVNEKNKAVFCNDIKTEYEKLRIDHLSRQKDKQLLSITKARANKFNIDWKTTKITKPSFIGNKFFVNYSLKEISNFIDWTPFFQAWELKGKFPKLLDDPKMGKEAQKLLNDALKLLQEVIDKRLLTANASIGIYPANATSDDDITVYEDESREKVKAVIHTLRQQGQKAPGVPNLALADFIARNSGGDYIGFFAVTTGIEIEKMIKKFEADLDDYSSIMIKALADRLAEAFTELLHQRVRKEFWGYAKDENFTSEELIHEKYAGIRPAPGYPACPDHTEKRTLFDLLEVEKNTGITLTENLAMYPAASVCGIYFAHPQSKYFGLGKIGKDQIEDYAKRKEMDLKETEKWLSPNLNYDV comes from the coding sequence ATGACAAACAAAATCACTAACATATTAAAAGAAAGAATACTTGTATTAGACGGTGCAATGGGCACAATGATACAAGCACACAAATTAGAAGAGGAAGACTTCAGGGGGAAGCGCTTTGCAGATTTTTCCAGTGATCTGAAGGGCAATAATGACCTGCTTTCCATTACCCAACCCAAAATAATTGAAGATATTCATGCTGCTTTTTTGCAAGTGGGCGCTGATATTATTGAAACCAATACATTCAATTCTACTTCAATTTCAATGGCTGATTACCAGATGGAAGACATTGTGTATGAGCTCAATGTGGCATCTGCGAAAATAGCACGAAAAGTGGCTGATGAATTCACTAATAAGAATCCTGACAAACCCAGATTCGTTGCCGGTTCCATCGGCCCGACCAATAAAACCGCCTCTCTTTCTCCTGACGTAAACCGGCCGGAATACCGGGCTACCACCTTTGATGATCTGGTTGGAACTTATTCAGAACAGGTACGGGGTTTAATTGACGGTGGCGTAGATTTCTTATTCGTAGAAACCGTTTTTGATACACTGAACTGTAAAGCGGCGCTGTTTGCTATTGAATCGCAATTTAATGAGCTTGAAATTCAAAACTCGAAACTCGAAATTCGAAACTCGAAATCCGAAATCCAAAATCCGAAATCCTCAATTCGTATTCCAGTCATGGTTTCAGGGACCATCACAGACGCAAGCGGGCGTACTTTGTCCGGTCAAACCGTTAAAGCATTCCTGTATTCAGTATCACATACAGCTATGTTGAGTATTGGTTTAAATTGTGCTCTTGGAGCGGAACAATTACGGCCCTACCTTGAAACATTATCCGATACAGCGCCATTTTTTGTAAGTGTCCATCCCAATGCAGGGCTTCCTAATGAATTTGGTGAGTACGATGAAACTCCGGAACGCATGGCATCTGTTATTGAAGATTACTTAAAAAGTGGCTTTGTAAATATTGTTGGGGGCTGTTGCGGTACTACTCCTGAACATATTAAACAAATAGCGGTATTAGCAGAAAAATATTCCCCAAGGAAAGTTCCGGAAAAAGAGAAAAAACCAAATTACAGCGGCTTAGAGCCGTTAACGATCTTTTCAGAAAGCAACTTTATAAACATTGGTGAAAGAACCAATATAACCGGCTCAAAAAAATTTTCAAAGCTGATCAAAGCCAAGGAATATGAAAAAGCAATAGCAATAGCGAAAGACCAGGTTGAAGGCGGAGCCCAGATCCTTGATGTAAATATGGACGAAGGTTTACTTGATTCTGAAGCAGAAATGACCACATTTCTGAATCTTATTGCCTCAGAACCTGATATTGCCAGGATCCCTATTATGGTAGATTCTTCAAAATGGTCGGTGATTGAAGCCGGGCTTAAATGTGTGCAGGGAAAATCAATAGTTAACTCTATAAGTCTCAAAGAAGGGAAAGAAAAGTTTATAGAATATGCCAGAAAGATCAGGCAATACGGTGCAGCAGTTGTGGTGATGGCTTTTGATGAAGAAGGCCAGGCAGATACAATCCAACGCAGGATAGAAATATGTGAACGGGCGTATAAAATACTTACCGGAGAATTAAATTTTCCACCTGAAGACATCATTTTTGATCCTAATGTCTTTCCGGTTGCAACCGGTCTTCCCGAACACAATAAAAATGCAGTAGATTATTTTGAAGCAGCCAGGTGGATAAAAAAGAATTTACCATACGCAATGGTTAGTGGGGGCGTAAGCAATGTATCTTTTTCCTTTCGGGGAAATAACCCGGTACGGGAAGCAATGCATTCTGCATTTCTCTATCATGGGATACAGGCTGGTATGGATATGGGAATAGTGAATGCAGGAATGATAGAGGTATATGAAAACATTCCAAAAGATTTGCTTGGTAAGGTTGAAGATGTGCTGTTCAATAAACGTGAAAATGCTACAGAGAAATTGGTTGAATACGCAGCAAATGTAGTATCCAATGGTATTGTAAAGGTAAAGGACGAGCGCTGGAGAAAAGAAAATGTTGAGGAACGTCTCAAACATGCCCTGGTAGAAGGTATTACAGATTATATTGTAGAAGATGTTGAGGAGGCGAGAAAAAAATATGACAGGCCCCTGCACGTTATAGAAGGGCCTTTGATGGACGGTATGAATGTGGTGGGCGATCTTTTTGGTTCGGGTAAAATGTTCCTTCCCCAGGTTGTGAAAAGTGCAAGGGTGATGAAAAAGGGAGTAGCTCACCTGACACCATTTATTGAAGAGGAAAAGCAAGATGGCGGCAAGCCCAAAGCCGCAGGTAAAATATTAATGGCAACAGTAAAAGGTGACGTACATGATATAGGGAAAAACATCGTAGGAGTTGTATTAGGGTGTAATAATTATGAGATCATTGACCTGGGGGTGATGGTTGCCAGTGATAAAATTCTGCAAGCAGCAAAAGAGAATGATGTAGATATCATTGGTTTGAGCGGCTTAATTACGCCTTCATTAGATGAAATGGTGCACGTTGCCAAAGAAATGAAGCGGTTGAACTTCGATCTTCCGTTACTAATTGGTGGAGCTACTACTTCACGCATACATACTGCTGTAAAAATTGAACCTAACTACAATGGTTCTGTTATTCACGTTTTAAACGCTTCCATCAGTGTCGGAGTTGCCAGTAAACTTGTGAATGAAAAGAACAAAGCAGTATTTTGCAACGATATAAAAACAGAATATGAAAAACTCCGGATCGATCATTTATCCCGCCAAAAGGATAAGCAACTTCTGAGCATTACAAAGGCGCGGGCTAATAAATTTAATATTGACTGGAAAACCACAAAAATTACCAAACCATCATTTATTGGAAATAAATTTTTTGTAAATTATTCACTCAAAGAAATAAGCAATTTCATTGACTGGACGCCCTTTTTCCAGGCCTGGGAGCTAAAGGGTAAATTTCCGAAATTGCTTGATGACCCTAAAATGGGTAAAGAAGCACAAAAACTACTTAATGATGCTCTAAAATTATTGCAGGAAGTGATTGATAAACGCCTTCTTACCGCAAATGCCTCAATAGGTATTTATCCGGCCAATGCTACGAGTGATGATGACATCACTGTCTATGAAGATGAAAGCAGAGAAAAGGTTAAAGCCGTAATTCATACATTAAGGCAGCAAGGACAAAAAGCTCCCGGAGTGCCTAACCTTGCTTTAGCAGATTTTATAGCAAGGAATAGTGGCGGGGATTACATCGGCTTCTTTGCCGTTACAACTGGCATTGAAATAGAAAAGATGATTAAGAAATTTGAAGCAGACCTTGATGATTACAGCAGCATTATGATAAAAGCGCTGGCAGACAGGTTAGCTGAAGCATTTACTGAATTGCTGCACCAGCGTGTACGTAAAGAGTTCTGGGGTTATGCTAAAGATGAAAATTTTACCAGTGAAGAACTGATCCATGAAAAATATGCCGGTATTCGTCCGGCGCCAGGCTATCCCGCCTGTCCCGATCATACTGAAAAAAGAACATTATTTGATCTTTTAGAAGTAGAAAAAAACACAGGTATTACCTTAACCGAGAACCTTGCAATGTACCCTGCTGCTTCGGTATGCGGCATCTATTTTGCCCATCCTCAATCCAAATACTTTGGCCTGGGAAAGATCGGTAAAGACCAGATTGAAGACTATGCCAAACGAAAGGAAATGGACCTGAAAGAAACAGAGAAATGGCTTTCGCCTAATTTGAATTATGACGTATAA
- a CDS encoding type II toxin-antitoxin system ParD family antitoxin: MNRNTSISLGNYFDKFVQSSLITGRYKNASEVIRAGLRLLEEEENKIIALKNAIQEGVESGLALDFNPKTHLKELKAKKDQNG, translated from the coding sequence ATGAATAGAAATACGTCAATATCATTAGGGAATTACTTTGATAAGTTTGTTCAGAGTAGCTTGATTACTGGAAGATATAAAAATGCAAGTGAAGTAATACGAGCAGGACTGCGGCTTTTGGAAGAAGAAGAAAATAAGATTATTGCTTTAAAAAATGCAATTCAAGAAGGTGTTGAAAGCGGATTAGCTCTTGACTTCAATCCAAAAACACATCTGAAAGAATTAAAAGCAAAAAAAGATCAGAATGGCTAA